The Bacillaceae bacterium IKA-2 DNA window ATTTCAAGAAAAAGGTGAAATTGTTGATTTACCTCCTGATACGATTATTAGACTAATCATCACTACTATTGCAGGTACACTATTGTCGATGTTTTTAATTTTACCTAAAAAAAATTGGGAGTATGAAGCAGAAATGGAATACACGATTCAAGTGCTTATCAATGGATTAAAAGTGAGGTAGTAATAATAAAGTAATGAAGTAAGAATGGGGTTAAAAAAAAGATCATCACTACTAGTAGAATTTCTGGTAGGGGCGATCTTTTTTTGAGAGATTTATTGATAACTTGTTCAAGTAGATGTGAAATTTATGAATAAACCGCCACAAATAACAGAAAATAACAGCGTCCTAGAAAAGAAAAATAAAGGAGCTGGATTTATGAAGGAAAAAATGGCAAAAATGTTGGTTGCAGTGATGATTTTTGTTGCTGCTATCAGCGTTACTGTTGCTGGAGTTCAGGCTAATGAAGAGCCTATTAGTATGACCGATCAACAACTATGGTGGAAGAAAAAAGATAAGGATGAGTTACCACGTCTAGGTGGCGGGTCTGAAAATCCAGAGCGCATTCAAGAGCAACCAGTATCAAATATTATTTTGCAACAAAGATACCCTGAGACAATTGTTTTGCAAGGATCAACGACAGAAAAGAAAATTGCCTTAACTTTCGACGATGGACCTGATCCGCGCTTTTCAGAGACCGTGTTAGATTTGTTGAAAGAGTATAATGTCCCGGCGACATTTTTTGTAATGGGTTCAAGGGCAGTTGCCTATCCGGAAATTATTGAACGAGTGATTGCTGAAGGTCATGTTATCGGGAACCATACTTATTTCCACCCAAATTTAGTTAAAGAAGGAGATCTAGCAACCCTCGAAAGGGAAGTGACTAGAACTGAAAATATTCTGAATGAGATTATTGGCTACCGAACAAAATTATTTCGAGCACCGTATGGTTTTTTATATAATGAGCTAGTAGAAAAGTTAAGAGATATGGATTATTCTGTTGTTGTTTGGTCTATTGATTCTCTTGACTGGCAAGAAGATCCGCCAGAGGTTATTGCTGATAATGTTTTAAACAACATCCATCCTGGGGCAATTGTTTTAATGCATGATGGTGGCGACTGGGATGCAGATCGCACCAATACAATAGCAGCGCTGCGTCAAATTATTCCAGCATTGCAGAAACAAGGGTATCAATTTGTGACTGTACCTGAATTACTGAACATTCCTTATCAAAAATAAAGTTGATAAATAGTTAAATAAGAAGAAAACTCCTAACAGCACGTGTTCTTAGGAGTTTTCTTTTTTTGTGGAAAAGGATTTAATAGCAATTGTTATAAAAAGGAATTTAACAGTGCTATATTCTTCTGATTGACGAATATATTCTTCAAATGATTAAATATATTCTTCAAATCAACCAATATATTCTTCCTGTAGGAATAATATTACATTTTTAACAAATTCTTAATAACTTCATTTGTTAAAGTTGGAACAACTTCAAAAGAATATGTCAACTCAACTCGCTCATATTGTCTATGGGCGTCTAAACCATAAGAACCGATATTAATTACTGGAACATTAATATCACGAATGTCCTGGTAATTCACATAATGCTTAGTTCCCCAACCAGGGTTATTATTAGAAACAGCTTTTATTCCTTCATCATCATCACTTAAGGCAACAAAACTCATATCAGAAATATAAGGGAAGAAATTTCTCGTTACAATCGGGTAAGCATATTTGGGCTGAACTTTACTTACGGCTTCATCTAAGGCAGTAATTAAATTTGTTTCCAAAGCATTTTTGCCAGTGACTTCAATTCGTGGTGAATATAAGGATGAATAAAAGACGATGATAGCCGGACTTTTGTCGGTCATCCATTTCCAGGCCTCTTCAACAACTTTCACCGAAAACATCCTTGTATCTAAACTTTCATTAAGCAATAGTTTGTCTTTAAACTCATTCATTTCGGTTACAAAACGGTCTCCCCACTCAGCAATTAAACATTCTTCCATTTCTTCATAACTCATTACTCGCGATGCCCATTCAACTTCGACATAAGGTTGATTACTTATTTGGCTATATAATTGGTAGCGCTGTTTAAATAAATCTAATGCATGATCAAAAGCAATTTCTGCCTGAACTTTCAACTTGTCTAATACTTCTTTAGGAGACCAAGAATGAATGAAAAAGTTAAAATATACATAAGCAGATAAAGCGGTTTGGACAGTGTACGATGGTTTTAAATCCATTTGTTTTAAAGATACTGGTGGTAAAGTAGTTTCACCATAGGCTTCATTACAAAGTTCTGGATTATAGTTGATTTGTCTCGTTAATTCGGCAGCGATAAAATTAGGGTCAAGTCCTTCAAAGCATGCTCCCACATGAGTCTCGGCACCTGAGATAAAAAACGATGGAAGCAGCTTGCCCACTGTTCCTTTATAAATATAACGGTTTATATCACCTTCGAAACGAGGTGCGACAAAATCAGAATTAATCGCCCCTACATATTCAAATTGGTGTTCTTGTCGTAAGCTTTTTAAAAGTGGTAAAGCTGATAAAATACCATGTGAACCGTCTTCTTCATCACACTCAATCACAACTACTAAGTTGCCTTCTAGTTCATCAGGGTGGTCAGAATAGTATTTTAATAAATAAAGATGACTAGCAACTCCGCTTTTCATATCCAGGACACCTCTACCAAACAAATAATCTCCAGAATTTAAATGTTCTTCGACAGTACTTGGAAGCTGTTCGTGTTTTAAAGCTTTCATAAGTTCTTCTGGCTGACAAGCTAGATCCTTAAGTTGGTTAAAATCATCTACCCCGACGGTATCCATATGTCCCATTAAAATGACAGTTTTATTACTTTTTGATTTTGTGCCTTTCACGAAGGAGACAATATTGTAGCGTTCTTTATCATCATTTAAAGTTTGCTGCTTCACTACGTAATCAGGATTTTCTCGAAAATATCGGTAAGAGGAGATAATCGTGTATAAAGACTGACTGATTTCTCTTTCTCCATCTGTGTTAACGATGCTCTCAATATTTACAAGCTGATTTGTTAAAAATAAAATGTCATCACGGCAATTTAGCATCATAAAAACTCCTTACAAAAAATCTAGGTTTATTCACCTATTATAAACGAATTAAGAGCTAGACGATAATAATAACAGTTTTAAGTGAGTGGATTTAAGTTAAATTTTTTTAAAAAATAAGTAAAATGTGTAAAAATATGTAGATTGGATATACAAGAGATAAGGACTTAAATGAAAGGAGGACGTTTGATGATAAAGTGGTTTAAAGAATCAAACAACAAACTATTATTACTAGTATTAGTAGGAGCTTTTATTGGGATTGTTTTGTATACAAGTACAGTAACGGCCATAAAAGCAACAGATACTGGGGAATTTTGTTCTAGTTGTCACGTGATGGATACTGTCTATGAAGCTTTTACAAGGTCAGCTCACGCTAGGTTAGATTGCAATGATTGTCACGCACCAACAGATAGTCAAGTTAATAAATTGATGTTCAAGGCTAGAGCGGGTTTAGGACATATTTACATGAACACACTTGGTGCAAGTTCAATACCAGACGTACTTCATGCAACTGAAACTTCTGTTGAAGTGGTTAATAAAAATTGTATTTCTTGTCATCAGCATACAATTGAAAACGTCGCTCACGATTCTAAAGGAACGTGTATTGGCTGCCATCGTCAAGTCCCTCATGGATTAGGAATTTTTAAATCAGCTGATTGGCACTTAAATCTAAATATTGACGCTGCCAAATAAACTACAGCACTTTTAAAAAAATGATCGTAATAAAAAAAAAGAAAGGGTGATTATGTTGAAAAAAGTGGCATATATTCATAAACTACTTATCTTATGTATATTTTTAGTGATGTTATCTGCATGCAAAACTCCTGAAGAACTAGCAGTAGATGATCCGGAGCCATTAACAGATCTGTCTCCTGATGAATATTTAAATACAGCTTTTAAAGATGCATTTCCAGTTCACTATGAAAGCTATTTAAGGAATATGGGGAATGGGAGACCTCCTGTATCTAAATTTATCCCTGAGTATGAACCATACTTACCGATACTGTTTGCTGGATATCCTTTTGAACAGGAATATAACACGACAAGGGGCCACCCCTATGCTGTTGAGGATGTGTCAAACATTGCTAGAATTAGTGATCGATCAATAGGTTCTTGTATGACTTGTAAAAGTACTACAGTAACGCCACTTCTAAAAGAATTTGGTGATGATTATTGGTCTGCTAATTTCAGGGGTGAAATCTTTCCGAGAATGGAGGAATTGGCGGAAACCGGTGGTCACGAAGATCTAGGTGAATACGGTCATGTGTCAATTGGATGTTCAGATTGTCATGACCCAGTATCAATGGAGTTAAGAATAACCCGTCCTTCCTTAACTCATGCATTAGCCCGTCAAGGAATTGATGTGACAGAAGCAACAAGAAATGAAATGAGGACATATGTCTGTGCCCAGTGTCATGTCGAATACTATTTTGAGCCCGAGCTTAAGAAAGTTAGATTTCCATGGGATTATGGAACAAAACCTGAAGAAATATTTGAGTATTTTGAAACGACAGCAATTGATGAAGGGTTTGATTATGATTTTATCCATGCCGTTTCTGGAGCACCAATTATAAAGGCGCAGCATCCAGAATATGAAATGTGGAGTTACGGTTCCCATGGTAGAGCCGAAGTTTCCTGTTCGGACTGTCATATGCCGTTTGAACGGAGAGATGACAAGAGGAAAATTTCTTCGCACTATTGGGCTTCACCTCTAGAAAATATAGAAACAGCTTGTAGAACGTGTCACTCGGACAAAACAGAGAGGTACATTATTGATCGAGTTGGAGAAATCCAAGAGCGACATTTAGAAGCTGTTCACGAAGCTCAAGACATTACTGTGGAAGCGCACTATTTTGTCAATCGAATGATAACAGCGGGAGTTACTCAAGAAAAAATTAATGAAGCACAAGCGCATGTTCGTGAAGGTCAGTGGTATACCGATATTATTGCAGCTGAAAATTCAGATGGATTCCATAATCCACAAGGATCAATGGATACTCTGAGAATGGCTTCAAATGCATCAAATAGAGCTATAAAATTAGCAATTGAGGAAATCCAGAAACTAAATATTGACTTAGATGAATTACGCAGTGAAATTGAGAAAGTCAAAACAATGGTTTACAATGAAGAAGATCCGTTTGAGAAGCACATTCATGCAACAAATAATTTTTTTCCGAAGCAAAATAATTAATGAGAGAAACATGATTAGAAAAAATTATTAAAATCTAACATTTTAACTTTAAGTATAAGAAAAACGAACACTTATCCTTACAAGAGGGGAAGCATTTGTTTTTCTTATGCTTTTTTAATAATTCTACAATTTTTCAAGTCGATATTTGTTTTAAGAAAAGATTTAGCATGACAGTTTTTAAAATGATTGAATCGCATCGCGTTTAACAGTAAAATAACTAAGAGAACTAATAGTACCTGGGGGATGATTGCTTGGCTAAGATTTTAATCGTTGATGATTCGGCACTGATGAGACTGACGTTAAAAAATATAGTTATCGAAGCAGGTCATGAAGTTGTCGGTGAAGCTGGAAATGGTATAGAAGCAATAGCAAGTTTTCAGTCTACTCAACCAGAGCTTGTCACGATGGATATTACAATGCCAGAAATGGATGGTATTGAAGCACTAAAGGCAATTAAGAAAATTAATCCCAAAGCTATAGTAGTAATGTGCTCTGCAATGGTCCAGCAAATATTGGTTATTGAAGCAATTCAATCAGGGGCGGCAGATTTTATCGTAAAGCCTTTTAATGCAGAACGGATTAACGAATCTATTGACAAGGTATTATCGAGATCAACGGTTAGCTAAGCATTACTTTAAATAAGGAAGCAGTGATAAAGTTATGAAGTATCTTAAACCAGATTATCAATTTGAACATTTTACAGATGTTTCTCTGGAACTTTTAAAAGAAAATAATATTAGGGCGATTTTTTCCGATTTAGATAGCACGTTGACCGCTCATAATCAATTAGGAGACGAGCAGTTTGCGAAGTGGCATGAAAAACTAGAGAGTATTGGTGTGAAGCTTGTAGTTGTCTCAAATAATAGCCAAGGACGAGTAGATCGTTTTACAAAGCCATACGATATAGTTGGATTTGGTAGATGTAATAAGCCAACAACAAGTAGAATGTTGAAAATCATGGCTGAAATTGGTGTGACGAGTAGTGATAGTTTCTTTTTGGGAGATCAACTATTCACGGATATCATATGTGGTAAACTCTTAAAAATGAAAACGATACTCGTAAAACCATTAGGAGAAGAGCAGGAACCGTGGACGGTACGATGGAAAAGGGGTCTTGAAGGAAGTATAAAAAAACGTTGGTAATCAGATACTATTTAAGAATTGACATATCGGTTGACCACCATATTCTAATAAAACCTTAAATAGTAGGTGTTAAAATGATGATGAAGTTGATAATATACCAATTAAGCTAGCTGAAGAACAGTTACATAAAATGCACAGGTTTAAAATGCAACAGAAAAGAGACTGCACTGATTTGAAGTGTAGTCTCTTTTTTTTTGGAGGTAAGAAAGCATAAAGTTTGCGTGTCTGTTTAGCTTCAGGCCTTTTCGGAAGTCAAAAAGCGACTTCTGTCAAAGGGCTTCCACCGGTTTTCGGCGATAAGCAGGCGCCTTGCGCTTTTTTTATTGTCGAAAAATTTTTAACAAGTTAGAGACCAAAGCGAGTACATATGTAGTAGTAACTATTTTTTGAGGGGGAATTTTATAATGGTAATTGTTGACCAAATGTTTTATGATCTTGAATTGCTAGATAGTGAAGATTTAGGAAGAGAATTATTAGAGATTGTTAAATCAGAACAAAAACAAAATAAGCACAATCAAATTACCGTTCATCAAGTAGTCAAGATAGATCGTTATAACTACACAATTATTCTAAATTTATTAGAATCGAGCTAAGGTTTCACCTATTAGTAGGTTCTAAGAGAACAAATCTGTGTTATCAATATTGTCAATTTCATTAAATTCAGTATACTCTATTTCGTGATTTAGCCTGCCAGTTGGCCAAGTAAAAACCTACTCTAACGCTAGACAAACTAGTAAATATTAACAAAGATATGTAGGTCTTGTGAAGTCTATTGTTCCCGTTGAAAAACAGTAGTATAGTTGGTTTATAAAGAAAGTGATAAAAATTCACTTAATAAAAAAAGCTTTACGGGAGTTATCTTTTTTAATAGAACTGTAGAAGCGATTACAACTAATGACTACTGAGGGGGAACTTCAAATGGTGTTTAAAATTAGTCAAAGCGCAGCAAATTTTTATAAAAATGAATTTAGTTTACAAACTAATGAAGCAATTCGCTTATTTGTTCGTGGTGCAGAAGGATTCTTTTTAGGTGTAGAAAAGGATGAAGTACCAAAAGAGGCGTTTATTATTGAACAAGACGGCGTGAAGTTTTTTATAACTGAAAATGATCAATGGCTTTTCGAAAATAAGAAACTAGACTTTTGTCCAGAAACCGAGCATATGACCCTTTCTTAAATATTAAAGGTCGATGTATAACCTAAAACTACTGAAAAGTATTGCTTAGGCGTTGTAAAAAAAATAATAGATCAAAGATGCCGAGGATATTTTGTTCCAACGCAGTTACTGATAGAAAACTTCAAGTAATTTTCATTAAAAATCCAGGCGATACTTATGCCTGGATTTTTTTGTTCCTACATTAAATAGACCCGCACTTATAGAGGTAGTATAAATTTTTTAGCGTATCTCTCTTTCAAGGACGAGAGAATAATCAGAAACTTTTTTATTTGTCTTGAAAATTCAACTTTTAAAGTTTCCCAATACATGATATATTAATTTTGATTAGAGTAAACGCTTACGAAGCTTAGGGAATGACGACAAAAGTATTTTTTATTACACCAAGAGGTCAGACGTCATACTTTAACAATATTTTCATTTTGTTTAAAGTTTAAACAAAATGGAAACTGTAAGCATGATACTTAAAATCATAAAAAAAGGGGGAAATAAGATGAAAAAAAGAAAATTTCCAATTTTGATATCACTTGCACTTGCGGCGGGGACGTTGCTTGCAGCTTGTGGTCAAGAGAATGAACCAGAGGATCCAGCAGAAACGCCAGGTGAAGAGCAACAAAATGATGCAGCAGTAGAAGAAGCAACTGATTTCTCTGTAAAGATGGTAACTGATACTGGCGGGGTTGACGATAAGTCATTTAATGAATCCGCATGGGAAGGTTTACAAAATTTCGGAGCAGATTTCGGTGGTGAGGTTGATTACTTACAATCTGGAGACGCAGCGGATTACCAACCAAATTTAAACAGGCTTGTACGTGAAGGAAACGATTTAGTTTTAGCAATTGGTTTCTTAATGGCTGACGATATTAAAGCAGTTGCTGAGCAACAACCAGAGGCTCAGTTGGCAATTGTTGATAGTGTTGTTGCTGATGATGCAGGTAACCCAATTGGAAACATAGCTCATATCACTTTTAAAGAGCATGAAGGTTCTTTCTTAGTAGGGGTAGCAGCAGCATTACAAACAAAAACCGACAAAGTAGGCTTTATTGGTGGAGTTGAATTTGACTTAATTAAGAAGTTTGAAAATGGCTTTAAAGCAGGTGTACATTCAGTTAATCCTAATATTGAAGTTGTTGTTCAATATGCACAAAGTTTTAACGACGCTAATATCGGTCGTCAAATTGCAGATGCAATGTATGATGGCGGTGCTGATGTTATTTATCATGCAGCTGGTGGGACGGGTATTGGACTATTCACAGAAGCAAAAAATCGTAAAAGAGAAGGTCAAGATGTTTGGGCAATTGGTGTTGATAAAGACCAACATGAAGAAGGTTTACCAGAGAATGTGATTTTAACTTCAATGGTTAAACGTGTAGACCAGGCAGTGTATCAAGTTTCTGAACAAACAATGAATGGTGATTTCCCTGGCGGACAAATTATTGAGTTTGGCTTAGCTGATGAAGGAGTTGGTATCGCACCAACTACAGAAAACTTATCGGCTGAAATTTTACAAGAAGTTGAAAATTATAAAGAAAAAATCTTAAATGGTGAAATTGACGTACCTAAAACAGATGAAGAGTTTGAAGTTTTCAAG harbors:
- a CDS encoding NapC/NirT family cytochrome c; translation: MIKWFKESNNKLLLLVLVGAFIGIVLYTSTVTAIKATDTGEFCSSCHVMDTVYEAFTRSAHARLDCNDCHAPTDSQVNKLMFKARAGLGHIYMNTLGASSIPDVLHATETSVEVVNKNCISCHQHTIENVAHDSKGTCIGCHRQVPHGLGIFKSADWHLNLNIDAAK
- a CDS encoding response regulator, translated to MAKILIVDDSALMRLTLKNIVIEAGHEVVGEAGNGIEAIASFQSTQPELVTMDITMPEMDGIEALKAIKKINPKAIVVMCSAMVQQILVIEAIQSGAADFIVKPFNAERINESIDKVLSRSTVS
- a CDS encoding polysaccharide deacetylase family protein; translation: MKEKMAKMLVAVMIFVAAISVTVAGVQANEEPISMTDQQLWWKKKDKDELPRLGGGSENPERIQEQPVSNIILQQRYPETIVLQGSTTEKKIALTFDDGPDPRFSETVLDLLKEYNVPATFFVMGSRAVAYPEIIERVIAEGHVIGNHTYFHPNLVKEGDLATLEREVTRTENILNEIIGYRTKLFRAPYGFLYNELVEKLRDMDYSVVVWSIDSLDWQEDPPEVIADNVLNNIHPGAIVLMHDGGDWDADRTNTIAALRQIIPALQKQGYQFVTVPELLNIPYQK
- a CDS encoding BMP family ABC transporter substrate-binding protein, translating into MKKRKFPILISLALAAGTLLAACGQENEPEDPAETPGEEQQNDAAVEEATDFSVKMVTDTGGVDDKSFNESAWEGLQNFGADFGGEVDYLQSGDAADYQPNLNRLVREGNDLVLAIGFLMADDIKAVAEQQPEAQLAIVDSVVADDAGNPIGNIAHITFKEHEGSFLVGVAAALQTKTDKVGFIGGVEFDLIKKFENGFKAGVHSVNPNIEVVVQYAQSFNDANIGRQIADAMYDGGADVIYHAAGGTGIGLFTEAKNRKREGQDVWAIGVDKDQHEEGLPENVILTSMVKRVDQAVYQVSEQTMNGDFPGGQIIEFGLADEGVGIAPTTENLSAEILQEVENYKEKILNGEIDVPKTDEEFEVFKK
- a CDS encoding M20/M25/M40 family metallo-hydrolase, encoding MLNCRDDILFLTNQLVNIESIVNTDGEREISQSLYTIISSYRYFRENPDYVVKQQTLNDDKERYNIVSFVKGTKSKSNKTVILMGHMDTVGVDDFNQLKDLACQPEELMKALKHEQLPSTVEEHLNSGDYLFGRGVLDMKSGVASHLYLLKYYSDHPDELEGNLVVVIECDEEDGSHGILSALPLLKSLRQEHQFEYVGAINSDFVAPRFEGDINRYIYKGTVGKLLPSFFISGAETHVGACFEGLDPNFIAAELTRQINYNPELCNEAYGETTLPPVSLKQMDLKPSYTVQTALSAYVYFNFFIHSWSPKEVLDKLKVQAEIAFDHALDLFKQRYQLYSQISNQPYVEVEWASRVMSYEEMEECLIAEWGDRFVTEMNEFKDKLLLNESLDTRMFSVKVVEEAWKWMTDKSPAIIVFYSSLYSPRIEVTGKNALETNLITALDEAVSKVQPKYAYPIVTRNFFPYISDMSFVALSDDDEGIKAVSNNNPGWGTKHYVNYQDIRDINVPVINIGSYGLDAHRQYERVELTYSFEVVPTLTNEVIKNLLKM
- a CDS encoding ammonia-forming cytochrome c nitrite reductase subunit c552 → MLKKVAYIHKLLILCIFLVMLSACKTPEELAVDDPEPLTDLSPDEYLNTAFKDAFPVHYESYLRNMGNGRPPVSKFIPEYEPYLPILFAGYPFEQEYNTTRGHPYAVEDVSNIARISDRSIGSCMTCKSTTVTPLLKEFGDDYWSANFRGEIFPRMEELAETGGHEDLGEYGHVSIGCSDCHDPVSMELRITRPSLTHALARQGIDVTEATRNEMRTYVCAQCHVEYYFEPELKKVRFPWDYGTKPEEIFEYFETTAIDEGFDYDFIHAVSGAPIIKAQHPEYEMWSYGSHGRAEVSCSDCHMPFERRDDKRKISSHYWASPLENIETACRTCHSDKTERYIIDRVGEIQERHLEAVHEAQDITVEAHYFVNRMITAGVTQEKINEAQAHVREGQWYTDIIAAENSDGFHNPQGSMDTLRMASNASNRAIKLAIEEIQKLNIDLDELRSEIEKVKTMVYNEEDPFEKHIHATNNFFPKQNN
- a CDS encoding YqeG family HAD IIIA-type phosphatase, with amino-acid sequence MKYLKPDYQFEHFTDVSLELLKENNIRAIFSDLDSTLTAHNQLGDEQFAKWHEKLESIGVKLVVVSNNSQGRVDRFTKPYDIVGFGRCNKPTTSRMLKIMAEIGVTSSDSFFLGDQLFTDIICGKLLKMKTILVKPLGEEQEPWTVRWKRGLEGSIKKRW